A genomic segment from Sulfitobacter mediterraneus encodes:
- a CDS encoding cobyrinate a,c-diamide synthase, protein MIPPGLLISAPSSGTGKTTLMLGLLAALRGQGVNVQPFKSGPDYIDPAFHTAASGRASFNLDSWSMDRAMIDGLVGNADGADLILAEGSMGLFDGVAVPGACGNGASADTAALMGWPVILVLDVSGAAQSVAATALGFKQMRPDVTLAGVVLNRVASPRHETLVRVGMDQVGVRVLGSLPRRKEIEMPERHLGLVQAGEQENLPELLAEAATFVAEHVDLAALRAAAAGTMKEAPLPTRITPPGQRIALARDDAFAFVYPHLLAGWRAAGAEVLPFSPLGDEAPDASADICWLPGGYPELHAGKLAAAETFRTGLQAFVQTKPVHGECGGYMAMGAGLVDKEGNRHQMTGLLGLETSFEKRKFHLGYRKADLNAAIPGHSARSQLRGHEFHYATILDEPDAPLAAISDSNDLAVPETGSVRPFEGGGVATGTFFHMIAEAT, encoded by the coding sequence ATGATCCCCCCCGGCCTGCTGATATCTGCGCCGTCCTCCGGCACTGGCAAAACCACCCTGATGCTGGGTCTCCTGGCCGCATTGCGCGGGCAGGGCGTGAATGTACAGCCCTTCAAGAGCGGCCCGGATTACATTGATCCGGCTTTCCACACGGCTGCCTCTGGCCGCGCGTCCTTTAACCTCGACAGCTGGTCCATGGACCGTGCCATGATCGACGGTTTGGTTGGCAACGCCGATGGTGCCGATCTTATCCTTGCTGAAGGGTCCATGGGTCTGTTCGATGGCGTGGCTGTGCCCGGTGCCTGCGGCAACGGGGCCAGCGCGGATACCGCGGCCTTGATGGGATGGCCTGTTATTCTGGTTCTGGATGTCTCCGGCGCTGCGCAATCGGTGGCGGCCACGGCGCTTGGCTTCAAACAGATGCGCCCTGATGTGACCTTGGCCGGAGTGGTGCTGAACCGTGTTGCATCCCCGCGCCACGAAACATTGGTGCGGGTCGGCATGGATCAGGTGGGCGTACGTGTTCTGGGATCCCTGCCGCGCCGCAAAGAGATCGAAATGCCCGAACGCCACCTTGGTCTGGTACAGGCGGGTGAACAGGAAAACCTGCCTGAACTTCTGGCCGAAGCTGCGACCTTTGTTGCCGAACATGTTGATCTGGCCGCCCTGCGTGCAGCCGCGGCAGGCACAATGAAGGAGGCGCCGCTACCAACAAGAATCACGCCTCCTGGTCAGCGCATTGCACTGGCCCGCGATGATGCCTTTGCCTTTGTCTATCCGCATCTGCTGGCCGGTTGGCGGGCGGCAGGGGCCGAGGTTCTGCCATTCTCGCCGCTTGGCGATGAGGCACCGGACGCCAGTGCAGATATTTGCTGGTTGCCCGGCGGTTATCCCGAATTGCACGCTGGAAAGCTGGCAGCGGCGGAGACTTTCCGCACCGGTCTGCAAGCTTTTGTCCAAACCAAACCCGTGCATGGCGAATGCGGTGGCTATATGGCCATGGGCGCGGGACTGGTGGATAAAGAGGGCAATCGCCACCAGATGACCGGACTTTTGGGTCTGGAGACATCTTTTGAGAAACGCAAGTTCCACCTCGGGTATCGCAAGGCGGATCTGAACGCGGCGATCCCCGGCCATAGCGCCCGAAGCCAGTTGCGCGGGCATGAGTTTCACTATGCTACCATTCTGGACGAACCTGACGCACCCCTCGCCGCGATCAGCGACAGCAATGATCTGGCCGTGCCAGAAACCGGATCGGTCCGCCCCTTTGAGGGCGGCGGCGTTGCCACAGGCACGTTCTTTCACATGATCGCGGAGGCCACATGA
- the cobA gene encoding uroporphyrinogen-III C-methyltransferase gives MTGFVSFVSSGPGDPDLLTVKAVDRLQKAEVILFDDLSAGPILEHAQPDADLIGVGKRAGRASPKQDHVSRVLVDHAEAGLRVVRLKSGDSGMFGRLEEEITALQAAGIPFEIIPGVTSASAAAATAGIPLTRRLSARRVQFITGADVTGALPPDVNMAALADPLATTVIYMGKRTFPGLAARLIEHGLPGDTPAMLAEAVSTPDEKLHRFTIATLAEHLDSTSSTTPALIFYGPLAELNG, from the coding sequence ATGACCGGTTTTGTCTCCTTTGTGTCCTCTGGCCCCGGTGATCCTGATCTGCTGACGGTCAAGGCGGTGGATCGTCTGCAAAAGGCCGAGGTGATCCTGTTTGATGACCTCAGCGCCGGACCGATCCTTGAACATGCACAACCCGATGCGGATCTGATCGGTGTCGGAAAACGTGCCGGGCGGGCCTCCCCCAAACAAGACCACGTCAGCCGCGTTCTGGTTGACCATGCCGAAGCGGGGCTGCGCGTTGTACGCCTCAAATCCGGCGACAGCGGCATGTTTGGCCGCCTCGAAGAAGAGATCACCGCCCTGCAAGCGGCGGGCATCCCGTTCGAGATCATCCCCGGCGTAACCTCCGCTTCTGCCGCCGCCGCCACGGCAGGCATCCCGCTCACCCGACGGCTGAGTGCAAGGCGTGTGCAGTTTATCACCGGCGCTGATGTCACCGGCGCTTTGCCCCCTGATGTGAACATGGCGGCACTGGCCGATCCGCTGGCCACAACCGTGATATACATGGGCAAACGCACCTTTCCGGGCCTCGCCGCACGTTTGATCGAACATGGCCTGCCCGGCGACACGCCTGCGATGTTGGCCGAGGCTGTCTCAACCCCCGATGAAAAGCTGCACCGCTTTACCATCGCAACACTGGCGGAACATCTCGATAGCACCAGCAGCACCACACCTGCGCTGATCTTCTACGGCCCTCTGGCGGAACTGAACGGATGA
- a CDS encoding DUF1636 family protein: MQLLVCRTCSPDGSFVDVARRALPELEVRGVDCMSGCTRAQTVAFRSPGKVAYLFGEVTEANIEELRSFARLYDASDDGTFADARVLGELRTRAIARIPG; the protein is encoded by the coding sequence GTGCAACTTCTTGTATGCCGGACCTGTAGCCCCGATGGCAGCTTTGTCGATGTGGCGCGACGGGCGCTGCCAGAACTTGAGGTGCGCGGCGTCGATTGCATGTCCGGTTGTACCCGCGCCCAAACGGTGGCCTTTCGCAGCCCCGGAAAGGTGGCCTATCTCTTTGGTGAAGTAACCGAAGCCAACATTGAAGAATTGCGCAGCTTTGCGCGGCTCTATGACGCTTCGGACGACGGCACATTTGCCGACGCCCGTGTGCTGGGCGAGCTGCGGACCCGTGCTATCGCGCGTATTCCGGGATAA
- the cobF gene encoding precorrin-6A synthase (deacetylating), which yields MQKLTLIGIGTGNPEHLTLQAIRAINAQDLILIPHKGEGKADLAELRRAICDEVLSNPKTQIAGFDLPVRDEATRDYRQRVDDWHDAIALCWQDAIARYPTAKNVALLVWGDPSLYDSTLRIATRLSPVPQIEVIAGITSLQALTAAHAIPVNEIGAPFVVTTGRRLRDEGWPQGIDTLAIMLDGTCAFQSLPPQDIHIWWGGYVGMKEQILCAGPLAEVAEQIIEMRAAARAEHGWIMDIYILRKAGV from the coding sequence ATGCAAAAACTCACCCTCATCGGCATTGGCACAGGCAATCCCGAACACCTGACCTTGCAGGCGATCCGCGCGATCAATGCGCAGGATCTGATCCTGATCCCGCACAAGGGCGAAGGAAAAGCCGATCTTGCAGAACTGCGCCGTGCAATCTGTGATGAGGTGCTGAGCAACCCAAAAACCCAAATCGCTGGCTTTGACCTGCCCGTTAGGGACGAGGCAACCCGCGATTACCGACAACGGGTCGATGATTGGCACGATGCCATTGCGCTGTGCTGGCAAGACGCCATTGCCAGATATCCGACGGCCAAGAATGTGGCCCTGCTGGTATGGGGCGATCCATCGCTTTACGATAGCACCCTTCGCATCGCTACGCGCCTGTCTCCGGTTCCGCAAATCGAAGTGATCGCGGGCATCACATCGCTGCAAGCCCTGACCGCCGCCCACGCCATCCCGGTCAACGAGATCGGCGCGCCTTTCGTGGTCACAACCGGCCGCCGCCTGCGCGACGAAGGCTGGCCCCAAGGCATCGACACATTGGCGATCATGCTGGACGGCACCTGCGCGTTTCAATCCCTGCCGCCGCAGGACATCCACATCTGGTGGGGCGGATATGTGGGTATGAAAGAGCAAATTCTCTGCGCTGGACCACTGGCAGAAGTGGCCGAACAGATCATCGAAATGCGGGCTGCGGCCCGTGCCGAACACGGCTGGATCATGGACATCTACATCCTGCGCAAAGCGGGTGTTTAA
- the arfB gene encoding alternative ribosome rescue aminoacyl-tRNA hydrolase ArfB produces the protein MLRINNDIALQDWEITENFVRASGPGGQNVNKVATAVELRFEAATSPSLTDPVKTRLRRLAGRRWTNEGALILQCDETRSQARNRDIARERLAELIRKALVAPKRRIATRPTLGSKKRRLKAKKVRGEVKSLRGKVDPDS, from the coding sequence ATGTTACGTATCAATAACGATATCGCCCTGCAGGATTGGGAAATCACTGAAAACTTCGTGCGCGCCTCCGGGCCGGGCGGGCAGAACGTGAACAAGGTCGCAACAGCGGTGGAACTGCGTTTCGAAGCGGCAACTTCGCCTTCGCTGACCGATCCAGTGAAAACCCGGTTGCGGCGGCTGGCCGGGCGGCGCTGGACCAATGAGGGTGCGTTGATCCTGCAATGTGACGAAACCCGCAGCCAGGCCCGCAACCGCGACATTGCCCGCGAGCGGCTTGCCGAGTTGATCCGCAAAGCCCTCGTGGCTCCCAAGCGCCGCATCGCGACCCGGCCAACGCTGGGCTCCAAGAAACGCCGATTGAAAGCAAAGAAGGTGCGCGGCGAAGTCAAATCACTGCGCGGTAAGGTCGATCCCGACAGCTGA